CGGAGACTCGGCCACCGAGCCCAGCTTCGAGACCGCCCTGCGGGGGTATGAGCGCAAGCAGGTCGAGCGATACGTCGCCCGCGCGGAGAACGAGATCGCCGCGCTGGCCGCCGAGCGGGAGCAGGCGTATTCGCAGATCCAGGCGATGGCGGCGCAGATCGAGCGGCTCCAGCAGGAGATCACCCAGACCCGGCGCAACTCCGGCGTCGTCGGCGAGGTCTCGTTCCGGCACCTCGGCCCACGGGTCGAGCAGATCCTGGCGCTCGCCGAGGAGCAGGCCGAGGCGATCAAGGCGTCGGCCACCGACGACATCGCCGGCCGGCTCGCCGAGGCGGAGCGGATCCGGGCCGAGGCCGAGGCGCACGCTCACGACGCCGTCCGGGACTTCGAGGTGGCGCTGGCCGCCCGCCGGGCCGAGGAGGAGAAGGCCGACGCCGCCAAGCGGGCCGCCGGGGAGAAGGCCGTGGCCGCCGCCCGGCAGACCGCCGAGCAGATCCGCGGGGAGAGCGAGGCCCTGCTGGCCCGGACCCGCGCCGAGGCGCAGCACCTGGCCGACACCGCCGCGCAGGACGCCCAGCGGGCCCGCGCCGAGGTGGACGGTTACGTGCAGTCCACCCGGATGCAGGCCGAGCAGGAGCTGAAAGCGCTGCGGGAGAAGGTCAACCAGGAGATCACCACCCGGCGCACCGAGGCCGACCGCGAGCACGCCGACCTCAAGGCCGCCGTCGAGCACGAGCTGGCGCTGCGCCGGCACGCGGTGATCGAGGAGCTCGGGCAGATGCGGGCCGGTGTCGAGAAACAGTGCGCCGACCTGCGCAGCGAGGCCGACAAGTATGCGGAGGAGGTGCTCCGCCGCTCCGACGAGCAGGCCACCGCCACCCGCAAGGAGATGGCCGCCCAGCAGGAGAAGATCGCCCAGGCCGGCCGGGAGCTGGAGGCCGCTCAGGCCAAGGTGAGCGAGGCCGAGCGGCGCCTGGCCGTCGCGCTGGACGAGGCGAAAGCGGGCGAGCAGGAGACCGAGCGGGTCAAGCAGCGGCTGGCCGAGGCCACCCAGCAGCTGGAGGCCGAGTTGCAGCGGGTGAGCGAGGCGCAGCGGGCCGGGGAGGCCGCCGAGCGGCACGCCGCCGACGTCCGCCGTCAGGTGCAGCAGGAGGCGAAACGGGTGGCCGAGCTGGCCGCCGCCGCGGTGCTGGCGGCCGCCGCCTCACCGGACGACCAGGAGCCCGAGCCGGACGGCAAGGCGAGCGCCACTGCCGTGGTTCCCCCACCGCCGGTGACGACCGAGCCGCCCGCCAAGGTGACCGCCTCGGCCAAGGTGACCGTCCCGCAGGCGAGCCGGGTTCCGGCCGACGCGGAGTAGTGACCCGGCTGGCGGCCGGTTGGTAACCTCCGGACTCTCCCGGTCCGTTGTGGAGGTCACGCATGTCATCGGAACCCGTCGAGGAGCCGGTGGACGCACCCGCTCCCGAGGACGACAGCCCGGATGAGGGCAGCCGCTTCGGGGCACCCGGCCGCCCGCTGAACCGGCGGAGTCCGTTCCTGTTCGGCTTCCTGTTCGGGCTGGGCGTGATCGTGGCGTACGCGCTGTTCCTCGGCGTCCGCAACGCGACCTCGATCCTGGTCCTGATCTTCATCGCGCTGTTCCTGGCGATCGGGCTGAACCCGGCGGTGGTCCGGCTGCGCAGCTGGGGCCTGCCGCGCGGGCTGGCCGTGACGATCGTCGCGCTGACCGTCGTGGGTCTGCTGGCCGGCGGGATCATCGCGCTGATCCCGCCGCTGGTCACCCAGACCACCGAGCTGATCAACAACGCGCCCGAGACGATCGAGACCCTGCGCCGCAGCGAGACGGTCAACGACCTGGTCCAGCGCTACGACATCGTGAACAAGGTGCAGAGCGCGGTGAACGCGGGCACCATCGGCGGCGCGGTGGGCGGGGTGGTCGGCGGCGCCAAGCTGATCTTCGGGACGATCTTCAACGTCCTCACCGTGCTGGTGCTGACGATCTACTTCATGGCCTCCTTCGACAAGATCAAGGAGGCGGGTTACTCGCTGGTCCCGGGCACCCGCCGCGACCGGGTGCGACTGCTCACCGACGAGATCCTGACCAAGGTCGGCGCGTACATGGTGGGCGCCATCTCGATCGCCATCCTGGCCGGCCTGAGCACCTTCGTGCTGGCCGTGCTGCTGGGCCTGCCGTACCCGTTCGCCCTGGCCGTGGTGGTCGCGGTCTGCGACCTGATCCCGCAGATCGGCGCCACCATCGGCGCGGTCATCGTCAGCCTGGTCGGCCTGGCCTCCTCGGTCCCCGACGGCATCGTCTGCATCATCTTCTTCATCGTCTACCAGCAGATCGAGAACTACCTGATCTATCCGAACGTGATGCGCCGCTCGGTCAAGGTCAGCGACGTGGCCGCAGTCGTCGCCGCCCTGCTCGGCGTCGCCCTGTTCGGCGTGGTGGGCGCGCTGGTCGCCATCCCGATGGTGGCCGCCGTCCAGCTGATCATGCGAGAGGTCCTGGCCCCCAGCATGGATCAGCGTTAGACCCGTCGACACGCCCGCAGCCTCGGTCCGGGACTCTCGTCGAGGACCATCCCCGCTGCCGCGATGCCGCCGGCATTCTTGCGGATCTTTTTCCGGTACGACGGGGAGCTCTGTGCGAGCCGGCCCGCGAGGCTGCGGCCCGCGCACGGCCGCTGCGCGTGTCGTGCGGGCCCGCTGGGGGAAACCGCCAGGCCCGCGGCCCGGGGTGCCGGCTGGGGCTCAGAAATGTTCCGAGCAGCCGAGACACCCCGGTGTGCCGGCCG
Above is a genomic segment from Actinoplanes ianthinogenes containing:
- a CDS encoding AI-2E family transporter, with amino-acid sequence MSSEPVEEPVDAPAPEDDSPDEGSRFGAPGRPLNRRSPFLFGFLFGLGVIVAYALFLGVRNATSILVLIFIALFLAIGLNPAVVRLRSWGLPRGLAVTIVALTVVGLLAGGIIALIPPLVTQTTELINNAPETIETLRRSETVNDLVQRYDIVNKVQSAVNAGTIGGAVGGVVGGAKLIFGTIFNVLTVLVLTIYFMASFDKIKEAGYSLVPGTRRDRVRLLTDEILTKVGAYMVGAISIAILAGLSTFVLAVLLGLPYPFALAVVVAVCDLIPQIGATIGAVIVSLVGLASSVPDGIVCIIFFIVYQQIENYLIYPNVMRRSVKVSDVAAVVAALLGVALFGVVGALVAIPMVAAVQLIMREVLAPSMDQR
- a CDS encoding Laminin subunit beta-1 translates to MSHGGEIFGLGGDSATEPSFETALRGYERKQVERYVARAENEIAALAAEREQAYSQIQAMAAQIERLQQEITQTRRNSGVVGEVSFRHLGPRVEQILALAEEQAEAIKASATDDIAGRLAEAERIRAEAEAHAHDAVRDFEVALAARRAEEEKADAAKRAAGEKAVAAARQTAEQIRGESEALLARTRAEAQHLADTAAQDAQRARAEVDGYVQSTRMQAEQELKALREKVNQEITTRRTEADREHADLKAAVEHELALRRHAVIEELGQMRAGVEKQCADLRSEADKYAEEVLRRSDEQATATRKEMAAQQEKIAQAGRELEAAQAKVSEAERRLAVALDEAKAGEQETERVKQRLAEATQQLEAELQRVSEAQRAGEAAERHAADVRRQVQQEAKRVAELAAAAVLAAAASPDDQEPEPDGKASATAVVPPPPVTTEPPAKVTASAKVTVPQASRVPADAE